The genomic region gctcgggcccctgcaccaatgtgggagacccagaacaagcgcttgactcctggctttggatctactcagctctggctgttgtggccattggaggagtgaaccagaggaaggaagacctctcttcatcactctctgtaactatacctctcaaataaataaaatctcttgggAACCCCACTTCCGGCTTCCAGACCCCCTGGGAGGAGCCACACCCCCACTACTGGTTCCCAGACACTCCACTTCCAGCCGGCAAAGGTTTATCTGTAGAATTTCTAGAACGTTCTGGGTGCACTAGGCATGAGTCCTGCCCAGGGGAGCAGGTCCATCGGCCGCCCCCCCAACCCTCCACCCCCGCTCTAATGCTGCAGCCCAAGTTCCTACCTCGCCCGCAGCCAAAGGCATCGGCGAGGATCTGCGGGGCTCCCCGTGCCAGCTGGCCGCCCGTCACATCCTCAGTTCCCAGCCAAGCACCTGAGCctgcaccaggagctccatctgggtcttcagcAGGGGCACAGGGCCGGACCCTAGCCACCCCAGAGCAAGCCCATTTCCCAGTTGCAGCCCCTGAGGCCGACGGGCCGGACCGTGGGAAAATTCAGGAACCTTGTGAAAAAACCGCGGAGCATGGGAAATTTCTGGGTTggattctggaattttttttctgacaggaaAAGTAGCCATCTTGGATCCTAGCAATTTCTTGCTCTGACAGGAGCGGCAGCCATATTGGAGTCTGGCAATTTCTCGTTTTGACTGGAGTGGCAgccatgttggatgctggcagcTTCAAGTTCTTACAGGAGCGGCAGCCATAATGGATCCGCCCATCACGGATCTTGCCAACATTGATGGACAGCGGACAGCACACGGACAAGCCGATGCTTCTAGAATTCCCAGAATTCCCATTCCCCATTTTTCTCTCAGAAATTCGAATTTCTGACGGAAAATTTTCTGACAGAAACACGGGTACGTTTCTGTCTGTAAAGGTGTTTTTATGGCCAAAGAGTATTTTTATGATTAAACAGAGCCTTcgcgaattaaaaaaaaattttatggagTGACTGACAGGTTTCTGATGAGTGATTGACAGGCTTCCCGGGGTGATGGACAGGTGTCTCCGCCTCTGCAATATtacaaagttccaaacaataaccAAGGCCCAGGGCTATGTGCTCAGTGATTGCCTCATCCTTTGCCAGAGCCTACCGCCCACACTGGTGACGCTGGCCTTGCACAACCCCGGGTGTTGACACAGGGAACAAATTCCTCGCGGCTGTTGTTTGTGTGGCTCAGGTACTATGACCTCCGGACTGAACGTTCcggacacacacagcccagggaggaTTACACACGGCCCTGAGTctgcaccaggagctccatccgggtctccggcAGGGACACACGGCCCTGAGCCTGCACCAGgagctccgtccgggtctccgGCAGGGGCACGGGCCCTGAACCTGCACCAGgagctccgtccgggtctccgGCAGGGACACACGGCCCTGAGCCTGCACCAGgagctccgtccgggtctccaGCAGGGGCACGGGCCATGAGCCTGCACCAGgagctccgtccgggtctccgGCAGGGGCACGGGGCCcctaggagctccatccgggtccaaGCAGGGGCACGGGGGCCGAGCctgcaccaggagctccatccgggtcgcCAGTGGGTGCACAGGGCCCGAGCctgcaccaggagctccatctgggtctccagcaggGGCACGGGGCCCCtaagagctccatccgggtccaaGCAGGGGCACGGGGGCCGAGCctgcaccaggagctccatccgggtcgcCAGTGGGTGCACAGGTACCCCGAGCctgcaccaggagctccatccgggtatCCAGAAGGTGCACAGGGTCCCTAGGAGCTCATCCGGGTTTCCTGCAGGTGCACGGGGCCCCCAGGAGCTCCCTGTCCCTGCCATGACCCTGTACAGGAAGTCCTCTGATGATTGACAGCCTAATTATGTGTGCCATGGCTCCTGGCAGGTACACTTAGCCTCCCCCGGGGTGGCTCTGTCACCCTTAGACTCAGCCATGAGTTTTTTCTCACTGAGTCACAGCCGGGAGACATTGATCACCGACCTATCTCTCTCTGACATGGAGGTTGACACATGCTAGCTGTCGGCCAAGGCCCCAGGCAGACGGAGTCTGGCTCTGGCAGCGGGAAGTCGTGTCCTGGAGCCTCCAAGGGAGCGGTGAGTGGGGGGTCAGGGACACGCGGGAGGGGGCTGTGCCAAGGTCCTGGGGTCACCTTGCTACATGGTACCGAGAAATCGCAACAGCGCATCAAACTTGCAACATTGTATTGAATTTGGCAGGTTGTATTGGGTTGCTACAATGTGTCAAGTTTGTGAATCAAAGCTGCCACGGTGGGTCAAATAGCTACAATGTATCAGAATTGCGATCTGTAATTGCTACAATGTATCAGATTCATGAACTGCTATCAGATTCCGAATTGCTACAATGTATCAAATTGCTACATTGCATCAAGTTTGTGagttaaatttaaatttggaATCGCTACACTGCATCAAATCGCTATGATGTATCAGATTGGtgaatcaaaatggaagttaaaTTCGCTACAATGCATCAAATTTGTGAGTTAGAATTGCTACAATATATCAAATAGCTGGGATATATTGTGTTTGTGAGCTAAGGTTGGAGTCAAAAATCCCTACAGTGTGTCAAATTGCTACAATGTATCAAATTTGATGAATTAGAGGTGGATTAGGAATTTCTACAATGTATCGAATTGCTACAGTGTATCAGGTTTGTGTTTTGAGACCCAAATCAAAATTGATACAATGTATTAACTTTGCGAATTAGAATTGCTACAATGTATTTGGGCTGTCCAGTTGTGGGTGGAGCCATGGTCCTTCCTGCTGCACAGAGTCTCTGTAGTTGGGATAACTCAGCATCCAGCACCCTACCCAGAGGACTCCAGAGACTTCTTCGTAGCCAACTATTGATCCATCTATTCTGGGAGTCGGCCTGATTGAGTGAGTGATGGACACATAGGCCAGCGTGAGTCAGCATGACTCAGCAGAAGGCGGTTGGGGTTTCCGGAATGTTCTCTATGTGTGGTAGCCTTGAGGGATGAATATGTGTCCCCAGCAATGAATGTGTCTTAGCATCTGGGTCAGAAGCTCATGCTGTTGATATGATTGACAGCTGTCAGTCTGTGCGGATTTGTCTGGAGGCCGGAAGATTCCAGCCAGGGCCAGTGCAGGTTCTAGCACCCAGGAAATGGGCATTCGAATCTGACTGTGTCCGATTGCTATGGGAGACGGGACCACCAGTGAAGACGTGTCTGGATCGGCTTATTGGTTAGGTATTGGTTATCGTTTGGCTATGGCTGATTGGTCAGTGATTGGTTTTTGGTCCGTGATTGGTTATTGGTTAGTTATGGGTCAGTGATGGGTTGGTGATCAGTGAGTTATTGATCAGCCATTGCTTAGTTATTTGTTATTGGCCAGTTACTAGTTGGCTATTGATCAGCTATTCCTTATTGGTCAACGATTGGTTTTTGGTTAGCTAGCAGTTATCCGTTAATTATTGATTAGTTATCGATCATTATTTAGTTGTTGATTAGCTATTGGTTATTGGTTAGCGCTTAGTTATTGCTGTTGGGTATTGGCTATCGATCAGTTATCAATTATCAATTAGCTATCGATTATTTATTAGCTATTGGTTGGTGGCTGGTGATTATCGGTCACTTATTGATCATTTATTGGTTTCTGAATTTGATTCCTCACTcccagaaaaatgaataaaatttaagcctcaatttcagaaattaatgaaaaataaacttaaaccTAACCATTAACCAATAATTCATCACTAATAATCAGCCAATGACCAATAACCGACAACCAATCAATATTCGATAACCAATCAATAATCTATAATTCACGATCAATAAACAATAGTGATCAATATGTAGTCCATAGCTACTCAGTGACCTGCCCATCACTAATGCAAGTGGGAAAGCAAATCAACTCAAAGCCTGAGAATCATTGAATGGAGAGCCCGCCACTCAAGGCTCAGAGCCACGCCCTCTTTTATTGTAATAAAAGTCGTGGCGGAGAGCCTTGAAacagagaggagcagggagccTTGACACCGCTGTCTCTCTGTGCAGGATGATGAGAGCCtcatgcctcctcctcctcctcttcctgggtCCAAGCCAAGGCCACGCCCACACTGCAACCACAGCCCCACTCCTCAACATCCTCCTGCTCCTGGCCGATGACCTCGGCATTGGTGACCTCGGCTGCTATGGCAACAGGACGCTCAGGTCGAACATCAGGGTCTCTCAGGCGGCCATCTTCTGGCActgtcatctgggtctctcaggctGCCATCCTCTAGCCTCCAGGGCTCATCCGGGTCTCTAGGGTGGCCATCTTGTACCTCCATAGAGGCCATCTTGTAGCCTCAATGGCTTACCTGGATCTCTTGGGCAGCCATCTTGTACCTCTAGggctcatctgggtctctcagacGGCCATCTTGTACCTCCTTGGTGGCCATCTTGTAGTCTCAACAGCCATCCAGGTCTCTCGAGTGGCCATCTTATAGCCTTGATGGCAGCCATCTTGTAGCATAGTCTCTTGGGCAGCCATCTTGTAACTGAACAGTGGCCATTTTGCAGCCTCCATGGCTCATCTGGGTCTCTTCTGCCCCCAGAACCCTGAACATTGACCAGCTGGCACGTGATGGTGTGAAACTGACCCAGCACTTGGCTGCCGCCCCACTGTGCACACCAAGTCGTGCAGCCTTTCTGACTGGACGCTACCCGGTGTGCTTGGGTCTGTGGTTCACGGGAATGGGGCTGGGAAAGGGCGGGGCTTTCcttaggggtgggggaagggccaaGAGGGTTTTGCTTGTCCTCGGAGGTGGGGGCGTGGcaaggggacagggctggggcttCACCTCTTCCCCGCCCCCCAGGCATGGCTGCACGGTCGCGGGTGGGTGtcttcctgttcctggcttcatctgggGGGGTCTCCCGGCCACCGAGGTCACATTCGCCAGGCTAGCCAATGCCcgcagctacaccacagcgcttgTCGGTTCCGGaatgcctggggagggggcgggacttCCAGGGTGGGCAGAACTTTCAAAGTGGGACTTCTGGGGTGGGCGGGAATTCCGTTTATAAAAAAGATAAGCAAAGCATGGTCAAGTAGCAGCAATATGGGTAGGCCCCACccagggaaggcaacagaaggtaGGTCACATGACTGGAAGTTGGCCATTGGGGTGGGTGTAGGCTGTCCATCACCTGCCCTCGGCCCTGTCAAATGCCGACAGGAAAGGCAGAAGAAGGCACTTCCAGTCACGTGACAGGAAGTTGGCCCTCGGGGCGGGACCAGGCTGTCTGTCACCAACGAACTTCCGGTCCCAGGGAAGTGGCACCTGGGCCTGAGCTGCCGGCACCCGCATGACTTCTGCCACCACCCGTGGGTCCACGGCTTCGACCAGTTCTTCAGGCTCCCGGCCACCAACCTGCGGGACTgcaagccaggggctggcacggtgTTCGAGGGTGCGGTGAGCTGGATCGTGGTGGTCCCCGTGCAGGCCCTGGGCACTGCTGCCCTGACCCTGGCCGCCCTGCgctgcctcagcctggcccggccgccGCCTGCCGCCTTCCTGGGCCTCCTGCTGCCCGTGGCCATCTTGCTGGGTGGCCACTTCCTGTTCCGGCACTACTTCCGGCCACTCCACTGCTTCTTCATGCGCGACTTTGAAGTGGCCCAGCAGCCTCTGGACTATGAGAACCTCACGCAGAGGCTCACGGAGGAGGCCGCGGGGTTCATATGGCGGTGAGTCCGCGGTGGCCATTTTGAGTGTGTCTGCATGCTGTATGCCCACTTCTGGTGGCCGTTTTGGATCAGCTCTGAGCTTCTTTGCCCAATTCCGGTGGCCATTTTGAATTAGCTCGGAGAACTTTTCAGCCCACTTCCAGAGGCCATTTTGGGTCGGGTCTGAGAGCTTTCTCGCCCACTTCCGGTGGCCATTTTGGGTAGGGTCTGAGCATTTTATGACCACTTCCAGTGCCCACTTTGGATCGGCTCTAAGTGCTTTTTCATCCACTTCCAGTGGCCATTCCGGATTTGCTGTTATACCCACTTCCGGCCGCCATTTTAGATATACTCTGAACCCTTTTGCCTATTTCTGGTGTCTATTTTGCATCGCCTTCTATGAACCAAAAAATTGCCTCTTCAAGTGTTTCgcccagttttttttttgcccaccccctccaggaactcccagaagccctttctgctgctgctgtcatATGTCCACGTTCACACAGCCCTGTTCACCTCCCCAGAGTTCGCCCACAGGAGCTGGCATGGGGCTTATGGCGACGCTGTGGAGGAGTTGGACTGGAGCGTGGGTATGCATGTGTCTCTGGCGCCACCTGGTGGCCGA from Lepus europaeus isolate LE1 unplaced genomic scaffold, mLepTim1.pri SCAFFOLD_3_1, whole genome shotgun sequence harbors:
- the LOC133755255 gene encoding LOW QUALITY PROTEIN: steryl-sulfatase-like (The sequence of the model RefSeq protein was modified relative to this genomic sequence to represent the inferred CDS: deleted 2 bases in 1 codon) — its product is MMRASCLLLLLFLGPSQGHAHTATTAPLLNILLLLADDLGIGDLGCYGNRTLRTLNIDQLARDGVKLTQHLAAAPLCTPSRAAFLTGRYPVCLGMAARSRVGVFLFLASSGGLPATEVTFARLANARSYTTALVGKWHLGLSCRHPHDFCHHPWVHGFDQFFRLPATNLRDCKPGAGTVFEGAVSWIVVVPVQALGTAALTLAALRCLSLARPPPAAFLGLLLPVAILLGGHFLFRHYFRPLHCFFMRDFEVAQQPLDYENLTQRLTEEAAGFIWRNSQKPFLLLLSYVHVHTALFTSPEFAHRSWHGAYGDAVEELDWSVGQILQVLDKLGLASCTILYFSSHQGAHVEEVTATGEVHGGSNGIYRGGKANNWEGGIRVPGVLRWPGVIPARHEVDTATSNMDIFPTVARLTGAPLPRYRVIDGWDLMPLLQGQSQWSAQEFLFHYCNAYLQAVRWLPCNSSAVFKAFFFTPKFHPAGTNGCFSTHMCLCQGPTHVTNHDPPLLFNLAHDPGEAMPLTPHTKPHHQAILEAILEAVAEHQGSVPPNQLDPGHVVWKPWLHLWAAGSSGP